ATACCACCGGCGGGAAGAAGCCCTTCCTGGTCCTCCTCTTCCTCTCCATCCTCGGGATGGCGGGGCTCTCCCTGACCCTCGGCTCCTACTACCCGGCACGGATGACCCACGCGTTCTACCCGCTGATCCTCCTCCTCGGGATCCTGTGCGGGTGCGGGATCGCCACCTTTTCGGTCGGGATCAGCCAGGTGGCGTACTGGTATCCCAAAGCCCGGCAGGGGAGCGCGCTGGGCACCTACGCCGGCATCGGGAACCTCGCCCCCGGGATCTTCACCCTTCTGCTTCCCTTCGCGCTCGTAACCTTGGGACTCCCCCGCTCCTACCTGGCATGGCTCGCCTTCCTTCTCGTGGGCACCGTCGTGTACGCGATCATCGGCCGGAACGCATGGTACTTCCAGATGATCGCGCGGGGAGCGCCCGTCGAGGAGGCGAAATCGGCCTCCGCGCTCCGCGGCCAGGAGATCTTCCCCTCCGGCAGCCTGGTCGACAGCCTGATCCTGTCGGCGAGGAACTGGAAGACGTGGGCGCTGGTGGCGGTCTACTTCACGTCCTTCGGCGGGTTCATCGCCATGACCGCGTGGCTGCCCGTCTACTGGACCTCTTATTACTCGGCTACGCCCATCCTCGCGGGGGCGCTGGCCGGCATCTACTCGGTCGTCACCTCCCTTGTCCGGGTGGGCGGAGGGTACCTTTCCGACCGGATCGGCGGAGAAACGACGGGAATCCTCGCGTTGGGAACGATGCTGGCCGGAGCGATCCTGATGACCCTGTCGGCGGACTTCAACCTTTCGGTTGCCGCGGAGATCCTCATGGGCATCGGAATGGGGGTGGCCAAC
The sequence above is a segment of the bacterium genome. Coding sequences within it:
- a CDS encoding MFS transporter yields the protein MKTEPQASFTTIGTPFQGLTGATLGFFIGFAAVSLFGPTAKSLKGIMGLGPLEVGFLVAAPSLSGSLLRIPFSAWVDTTGGKKPFLVLLFLSILGMAGLSLTLGSYYPARMTHAFYPLILLLGILCGCGIATFSVGISQVAYWYPKARQGSALGTYAGIGNLAPGIFTLLLPFALVTLGLPRSYLAWLAFLLVGTVVYAIIGRNAWYFQMIARGAPVEEAKSASALRGQEIFPSGSLVDSLILSARNWKTWALVAVYFTSFGGFIAMTAWLPVYWTSYYSATPILAGALAGIYSVVTSLVRVGGGYLSDRIGGETTGILALGTMLAGAILMTLSADFNLSVAAEILMGIGMGVANAAVFKLVAQEIPEAVGGAAGWVGGLGAFGGFAIPPLMGSIVQVQGTGGYATGFAVFIGLAIVSLLLVEVLKRKRARILSSPRNAKSM